One Luteimonas sp. MC1825 DNA segment encodes these proteins:
- the sufC gene encoding Fe-S cluster assembly ATPase SufC, producing the protein MLKIDNLHASIPGGREILKGLSLEVKPGEVHALMGPNGAGKSTLGNIVAGRAGYDVTAGTVAFEGADLLALDPEARAAAGVFLAFQYPVEIPGVNNTYFLRSALNAQRRARGEAELDSMQFLKIVREKLGVLHLDDQLLHRGVNEGFSGGEKKRNEIFQMAVLQPKLAILDETDSGLDIDALRQVADGVNALRSLDRAFLVITHYQRLLDYIKPDVVHVLADGRIVQSGGPELALQLEAQGYEWIKDRVAPEAVA; encoded by the coding sequence ATGCTCAAGATCGACAACCTCCACGCCTCCATCCCCGGCGGCCGTGAAATCCTCAAGGGCCTTTCGCTCGAAGTGAAGCCCGGAGAAGTGCACGCGCTGATGGGTCCCAACGGCGCCGGCAAGTCGACGCTCGGCAATATCGTCGCCGGACGCGCAGGCTATGACGTCACCGCCGGCACGGTCGCGTTCGAAGGCGCCGACCTGCTCGCTCTGGACCCGGAGGCGCGCGCCGCTGCCGGCGTGTTCCTCGCGTTCCAGTACCCGGTGGAAATCCCGGGCGTGAACAACACCTACTTCCTGCGCAGCGCGCTCAACGCCCAGCGCCGCGCACGCGGCGAAGCCGAGCTCGATTCGATGCAGTTCCTGAAGATCGTGCGCGAGAAGCTGGGCGTGCTGCACCTCGACGACCAGCTGCTGCACCGCGGCGTCAACGAAGGCTTCAGCGGCGGCGAAAAGAAGCGCAACGAGATCTTCCAGATGGCGGTGCTGCAGCCGAAGCTGGCGATCCTGGACGAGACCGACTCCGGCCTCGACATCGATGCGCTGCGCCAGGTGGCCGACGGCGTCAACGCGCTGCGCTCGCTTGACCGCGCCTTCCTCGTGATCACCCACTACCAGCGCCTGCTCGACTACATCAAGCCTGACGTGGTGCACGTGCTCGCCGACGGCCGCATCGTGCAGAGCGGCGGCCCCGAGCTGGCGCTGCAGCTCGAAGCCCAGGGCTACGAGTGGATCAAGGACCGCGTGGCGCCGGAGGCCGTCGCCTGA
- a CDS encoding amidohydrolase encodes MRRIRFNPVAALSAGVLLAFAGAGHAADGERLLTAARIHTSDPGTPSATAMVWGADGRIIAVGGAAELAARHPDAQRIDVGHATVIPGLIDAHVHLVGLGHALMQADLVGARSTGEIVERLQAFAQSLPGDAWLIGRGWDQNLWPDKAFPTAAVLDAAFPDRPVVLERIDGHAAWANSAAMRAVGRDLAGDWQPEGGLVLRADGRATGVFIDTAASLVYDVVPEPDAAWQDRAMERALRHVASLGLTGVHDMGTSRSEFDVMRRFADRGALTLRVRAYALGDSDLVADRCRDGAYRHASGRLDMRGVKLMVDGALGSRGAALIDDYSDDPGNRGLVLLTEEALEAAVRRARDCGLQVATHAIGDRGNRIVLDAYRRVLGEAAAGDHRWRVEHAQVLAPGHLERFAALRLVASVQPTHATSDMPWAGERLGEERLAGAYAWRSFVQAGVPLALGSDFPVELPDPRLGLHAAVTRQDVDGHPPGGWRVDQALTAAEALHGFTAGAAWAAFDEGETGRLVPGLRADFVVVAEDPLQIAGSGLDTLGVLSTWVDGRPVHEAASPAGVAASR; translated from the coding sequence ATGCGCCGAATTCGTTTCAATCCTGTCGCCGCGCTTTCCGCGGGCGTGTTGCTGGCGTTCGCCGGTGCCGGCCATGCCGCCGACGGCGAGCGCCTGCTGACCGCGGCGCGCATCCACACCTCCGACCCCGGCACGCCGTCGGCGACCGCGATGGTGTGGGGTGCCGACGGCCGGATCATTGCCGTGGGTGGCGCCGCCGAGCTCGCAGCGCGCCATCCCGATGCCCAACGCATCGACGTGGGGCATGCCACGGTGATCCCGGGCTTGATCGATGCGCACGTGCACCTCGTGGGCCTCGGCCATGCGCTGATGCAGGCCGACCTGGTCGGCGCGCGCAGCACCGGCGAGATCGTCGAGCGGCTGCAGGCGTTCGCGCAGTCGCTGCCCGGGGACGCCTGGCTGATCGGTCGCGGCTGGGACCAGAACCTCTGGCCCGACAAGGCGTTTCCCACCGCAGCCGTGCTCGATGCCGCCTTTCCCGACCGCCCGGTCGTGCTCGAGCGCATCGATGGCCACGCCGCTTGGGCCAACAGCGCCGCCATGCGCGCGGTCGGCCGCGACCTCGCCGGTGACTGGCAACCCGAGGGCGGGCTGGTGCTGCGCGCGGATGGGCGCGCCACCGGCGTCTTCATCGATACTGCCGCCTCGCTGGTCTACGACGTCGTACCCGAGCCCGATGCCGCGTGGCAGGACCGCGCCATGGAGCGCGCGCTGCGCCACGTCGCCAGCCTCGGCCTGACCGGCGTGCACGACATGGGGACCTCGCGCAGCGAATTCGACGTGATGCGGCGCTTCGCCGACCGTGGCGCCCTCACCCTGCGCGTGCGCGCCTATGCGCTGGGCGACAGCGACCTGGTCGCCGACCGTTGCCGCGATGGTGCCTACCGCCACGCCTCCGGACGCCTCGACATGCGCGGCGTGAAGCTGATGGTCGACGGCGCGCTCGGCAGCCGCGGCGCGGCGCTGATCGACGACTACAGCGACGACCCGGGCAACCGCGGCCTTGTGCTGCTTACCGAAGAGGCGCTCGAGGCCGCGGTGCGCCGCGCCCGGGACTGCGGGCTGCAGGTCGCCACGCACGCGATCGGCGACCGCGGCAACCGCATCGTGCTGGATGCCTACCGGCGGGTGCTGGGCGAGGCGGCGGCTGGCGACCACCGCTGGCGCGTGGAGCATGCGCAGGTGCTGGCGCCGGGCCATCTGGAACGGTTCGCCGCGCTGCGCCTGGTGGCGTCCGTGCAGCCCACGCACGCCACGTCCGACATGCCCTGGGCCGGCGAGCGCCTGGGCGAGGAACGCCTGGCCGGTGCCTACGCCTGGCGCAGCTTCGTCCAGGCCGGCGTGCCACTGGCACTGGGCTCGGATTTTCCGGTCGAGTTGCCCGATCCGCGCCTGGGCCTACATGCGGCGGTGACCCGCCAGGACGTCGATGGCCATCCCCCCGGCGGTTGGCGGGTGGACCAGGCGTTGACGGCGGCCGAGGCACTGCATGGCTTCACCGCCGGCGCGGCGTGGGCGGCATTCGACGAAGGCGAGACGGGGCGCCTGGTTCCGGGCCTGCGCGCGGACTTCGTGGTCGTGGCCGAGGATCCGCTGCAGATCGCGGGCAGCGGCCTGGACACGCTCGGCGTGCTGTCGACCTGGGTCGATGGCCGGCCCGTCCACGAAGCCGCTTCGCCCGCAGGCGTGGCCGCTTCGCGGTAG
- a CDS encoding SUF system Fe-S cluster assembly regulator yields MLRVTRLTDYATVVLTVLAARPGRVLSAVELAEHAGLEPPTVSKVLKPLAQAGLVDAFRGAHGGYRLSRDASDISLIAIVEAMEGPLAMTECSLDDTSCGIASQCGARANWRRINDVVADALRGVSLAQMLDTPPLPDTPPGTSRRIPARLAVT; encoded by the coding sequence ATGCTCCGCGTCACCCGCCTGACCGATTACGCCACCGTGGTGCTGACCGTGCTCGCCGCACGGCCCGGCCGCGTGCTGAGCGCGGTCGAACTGGCCGAACACGCCGGCCTGGAACCACCCACGGTCAGCAAGGTGCTGAAGCCGCTCGCACAGGCCGGCCTGGTGGATGCCTTCCGCGGCGCGCATGGCGGCTATCGCCTGTCGCGTGATGCCTCGGACATCAGCCTGATCGCGATCGTCGAAGCCATGGAAGGGCCGCTGGCGATGACCGAATGCAGCCTCGACGACACCAGCTGCGGCATCGCCAGCCAGTGCGGCGCGCGCGCCAACTGGCGGCGCATCAACGACGTGGTCGCCGACGCGCTGCGCGGGGTGAGCCTCGCCCAGATGCTCGACACCCCGCCCCTCCCCGACACCCCACCCGGCACATCGAGGCGCATCCCCGCACGCCTCGCCGTGACCTGA
- a CDS encoding OsmC family protein, which produces MGISRKATARWSGDLKTGRGSISTPASGLLDDTRYGFNSRFGDEKGTNPEELIAAAHAGCFTMALANALAEAGHVAESVDSRAEVDLSMEGGPTLSAIRLFTKAKVPGIEAAKFRAIADDAKQNCPVSKALSAVPITLDAELLS; this is translated from the coding sequence ATGGGCATTTCACGCAAGGCGACCGCACGCTGGTCGGGCGACCTCAAGACCGGCCGCGGCAGCATCAGCACGCCGGCAAGCGGCCTGCTCGACGACACCCGATATGGCTTCAACAGCCGTTTCGGCGACGAGAAGGGCACCAACCCGGAGGAGTTGATCGCCGCCGCGCATGCCGGCTGCTTCACCATGGCGCTGGCCAACGCGCTGGCCGAGGCCGGCCACGTCGCCGAGTCCGTGGACAGCCGCGCCGAGGTCGACCTGTCGATGGAAGGCGGGCCCACCCTGAGCGCGATCCGCCTCTTCACCAAGGCCAAGGTGCCAGGCATCGAGGCGGCCAAGTTCCGTGCGATCGCCGATGACGCCAAGCAGAACTGCCCGGTGTCGAAGGCGTTGAGCGCGGTGCCGATCACGCTGGACGCCGAACTTCTGTCCTGA
- a CDS encoding PhzF family phenazine biosynthesis protein, producing MSVRRYVQLDVFADRPGAGNPLAVVLDADGLDDADMQAIARWTRLPETTFVFPSPSPTADYGLRIFSPRREVPFAGHPSVGTAHVLLDAGMVATRDGLLVQSGAAGELPLRVDGEGPRRTVAVRTPRARVVEVADAGEARLQGALQDLPLGDLPPVQMDGGRRWWLAELRDEAALRGAQPDWAAIATLAEATGSMGLCVFARSADPVYHLAVRAWVGAPAPFEDAASGAANATLAAWLAERDALPGQDGFYRISQGREVGHDAIIELHVDADGEVWSGGRARAIVSGTIDW from the coding sequence ATGTCCGTACGCCGTTACGTCCAGCTGGACGTCTTTGCCGACCGCCCCGGTGCCGGCAATCCGCTTGCCGTCGTGCTCGACGCGGACGGCCTGGACGACGCGGACATGCAGGCCATCGCGCGCTGGACGCGGCTGCCGGAAACCACGTTCGTGTTCCCGTCGCCGTCGCCGACCGCGGACTACGGCCTGCGCATCTTCAGCCCACGCCGCGAAGTGCCGTTTGCCGGCCATCCGAGCGTCGGCACCGCACACGTGCTGCTCGACGCCGGGATGGTCGCCACGCGCGACGGGCTGCTGGTGCAGTCCGGTGCCGCCGGCGAACTGCCGCTGCGCGTCGATGGCGAGGGCCCCCGCCGCACGGTCGCCGTGCGCACGCCGCGCGCGCGCGTGGTCGAGGTGGCCGATGCCGGCGAGGCGCGCCTGCAGGGCGCGCTGCAGGATCTCCCGCTCGGAGACCTGCCGCCGGTGCAGATGGATGGTGGCCGGCGCTGGTGGCTGGCCGAACTGCGCGACGAGGCCGCGCTGCGCGGCGCGCAGCCCGACTGGGCGGCGATCGCGACGCTGGCCGAGGCCACCGGCAGCATGGGCCTGTGCGTGTTCGCGCGCAGCGCCGATCCGGTCTATCACCTGGCGGTGCGCGCCTGGGTCGGCGCACCCGCGCCGTTCGAGGACGCGGCATCCGGCGCGGCCAACGCCACGCTCGCGGCGTGGCTCGCGGAACGCGACGCACTGCCCGGCCAGGACGGCTTCTACCGCATCAGCCAGGGCCGCGAGGTCGGCCACGACGCCATCATCGAACTGCACGTGGACGCCGACGGCGAAGTCTGGTCCGGCGGCCGCGCACGCGCCATCGTCAGCGGCACGATCGACTGGTAG
- a CDS encoding tellurite resistance TerB family protein, which yields MNLQGFLDHLLKSQAGGAPGADGQPSPGGLLNADFGKGAITGGALGLLLGKNKATRKLATYGGLAAVGVMAYKAYGDYKAQHGDGHASPQTVDRLPPAQAALHSEAILRALVGAAKADGHIDERERGVIEGEFARLNPGTEVQQWLHAELAKPLDPAEVARSATTPEIASEMYLASLMAVDEQNFMERAYLDELARQLKLDDELRQRLARELDLA from the coding sequence ATGAACCTGCAAGGCTTTCTCGACCACCTCCTCAAGTCGCAGGCCGGCGGAGCGCCCGGCGCGGATGGCCAGCCGTCGCCAGGCGGCCTGCTCAACGCCGATTTCGGCAAGGGCGCGATCACCGGCGGCGCCCTGGGCCTGCTGCTTGGCAAGAACAAGGCCACGCGCAAGCTCGCCACCTACGGCGGACTCGCCGCGGTCGGGGTGATGGCCTACAAGGCCTACGGCGACTACAAGGCGCAGCACGGCGACGGCCACGCCTCGCCGCAGACCGTCGACCGCCTGCCGCCGGCACAGGCCGCGCTGCACAGCGAGGCGATCCTGCGGGCGCTGGTCGGCGCGGCCAAGGCCGACGGCCACATCGACGAACGCGAGCGCGGGGTGATCGAGGGCGAGTTCGCGCGCCTCAACCCCGGCACCGAGGTGCAGCAGTGGCTGCACGCCGAACTCGCCAAGCCGCTCGATCCGGCGGAGGTCGCGCGCTCGGCAACCACGCCCGAGATCGCCTCGGAGATGTACCTCGCCAGCCTGATGGCGGTTGACGAGCAGAACTTCATGGAACGCGCCTACCTCGACGAACTGGCGCGGCAGCTGAAGCTCGACGACGAACTGCGCCAGCGCCTCGCGCGCGAACTCGACCTCGCCTGA
- a CDS encoding M23 family metallopeptidase, with protein sequence MLAVAHWCWRQPFMAKPRTLWELSRMPAPEALAMPVAGVRAAQVADTFGAARGSDRTHAGVDIFAPRGTPVASATRGIVSSVREGGLGGRQVWVLGPARQRHYYAHLDDWASGLAEGDVLAAGSVIGHVGDTGNARGTPPHLHYGVYGSGGAIDPLPLLQAGDGKKQAPRAR encoded by the coding sequence TTGCTGGCCGTGGCGCACTGGTGCTGGCGACAGCCGTTCATGGCCAAGCCGCGCACGTTGTGGGAGCTGTCGCGGATGCCGGCACCCGAGGCACTGGCGATGCCGGTCGCGGGCGTGCGCGCCGCGCAGGTCGCCGACACCTTCGGCGCGGCGCGGGGCAGCGACCGCACGCATGCCGGCGTGGACATCTTCGCGCCACGCGGCACGCCCGTGGCCAGTGCCACACGCGGCATCGTGTCCTCGGTGCGCGAAGGCGGGCTGGGCGGCCGCCAGGTCTGGGTGCTCGGCCCCGCGCGGCAGCGCCACTACTACGCGCATCTCGACGACTGGGCATCCGGCCTGGCGGAAGGCGACGTGCTCGCCGCGGGCAGCGTGATCGGCCACGTGGGCGACACCGGCAATGCGCGCGGCACGCCGCCGCACCTCCATTACGGCGTGTATGGCAGCGGCGGCGCCATCGACCCGCTGCCGCTGCTGCAGGCCGGAGACGGCAAGAAACAGGCGCCGCGGGCGCGGTGA
- a CDS encoding glycine zipper 2TM domain-containing protein — protein MRRSAATVLAVALALASGAAASQSLGYDAGYPQADRYGQAQDAYYDHARVVRVDPVLDGGRGYQTSQQDQQRCYSRDDYYAGGYGDDYRAGDRYGNDPYGRDGYDDRNNGGYQGGSENGRMVATVVGGLVGAVLGSKVGGGTGRYATSALGTMVGGMAGREIYEATQRDRGARHGRVTVCDPVPDRYYQASDNGYGGVSAYDVTYEYGGRQHTTRTAYHPGDTIRVRVDVRPE, from the coding sequence ATGCGTCGTTCCGCCGCCACCGTCCTCGCCGTCGCCCTGGCCCTTGCCTCGGGTGCCGCCGCTTCGCAGTCGCTGGGCTACGATGCCGGCTACCCGCAGGCCGATCGCTACGGCCAGGCGCAGGATGCGTATTACGACCACGCGCGCGTCGTGCGCGTCGACCCCGTGCTCGATGGTGGCCGCGGTTACCAGACGTCGCAGCAGGACCAGCAGCGTTGCTACAGCCGCGACGACTATTACGCCGGCGGCTACGGCGACGATTACCGCGCCGGCGACCGCTACGGCAATGATCCCTACGGGCGCGACGGGTACGACGACCGCAACAACGGCGGCTACCAGGGCGGAAGCGAGAACGGGCGCATGGTCGCGACCGTCGTCGGCGGCCTGGTCGGTGCCGTGCTGGGTAGCAAGGTCGGCGGCGGCACCGGCCGCTACGCCACGTCGGCGCTGGGCACGATGGTCGGCGGCATGGCCGGGCGCGAGATCTACGAGGCCACCCAGCGCGACCGCGGTGCGCGCCACGGACGGGTGACCGTGTGCGACCCGGTGCCGGACCGGTACTACCAGGCCTCCGACAACGGATATGGCGGCGTGAGCGCCTATGACGTCACCTACGAATACGGCGGGCGCCAGCACACCACGCGCACCGCCTACCATCCTGGCGACACCATCCGCGTGCGCGTGGACGTCCGCCCCGAATAG
- a CDS encoding SET domain-containing protein-lysine N-methyltransferase, whose translation MSKKEKASARIRKIEARDSEIHGKGVFAIAPIAKGERVVRYKGALRTHDEVDTEYGELDEDGHTFLFTLNDEYVIDGNVDGNVARWINHSCAPNCEAVIEEDDRDRRHKDKVLIQALRDIKPGEELTYNYGIVLDERHTPKLKKLWGCRCGAAKCTGTMLQPKR comes from the coding sequence ATGTCGAAGAAGGAAAAAGCCAGCGCCAGGATCCGCAAGATCGAGGCCCGCGACTCCGAAATCCATGGCAAGGGCGTATTCGCCATCGCCCCGATCGCCAAGGGCGAGCGCGTGGTGCGCTACAAGGGCGCGCTGCGCACCCACGACGAGGTTGACACCGAGTACGGCGAGCTTGACGAGGACGGCCACACCTTCCTGTTCACCCTCAACGACGAGTACGTGATCGATGGCAACGTCGACGGCAACGTGGCGCGCTGGATCAACCACAGCTGCGCGCCCAACTGCGAAGCGGTGATCGAAGAGGACGACAGGGACCGCCGCCACAAGGACAAGGTGCTGATCCAGGCGCTGCGCGACATCAAGCCCGGCGAAGAGCTGACCTACAACTACGGCATCGTCCTGGACGAGCGCCACACGCCGAAGCTGAAGAAGCTCTGGGGCTGCCGCTGCGGCGCGGCGAAGTGCACCGGGACCATGCTGCAGCCCAAGCGCTGA
- a CDS encoding HU family DNA-binding protein, with product MAKKATKAVTKAAPKKAAAKPAAAPKPIKEALTKSGLVAHIAEATGVAAKDVRAVMGALEGAVHASVSKKGAGAFTLPGLLKITSVKVAAKPKRKGINPFTKEEQWFAAKPASIKVKVRPLKKLKDAAA from the coding sequence ATGGCGAAGAAAGCTACCAAGGCGGTGACGAAGGCCGCCCCGAAGAAGGCCGCTGCGAAGCCGGCCGCCGCTCCGAAGCCGATCAAGGAAGCCCTGACCAAGTCGGGCCTCGTCGCACACATCGCCGAGGCAACCGGCGTTGCGGCGAAGGACGTGCGCGCAGTCATGGGCGCCCTCGAAGGCGCGGTGCACGCGTCGGTCAGCAAGAAGGGCGCGGGTGCATTCACCCTGCCCGGCCTGCTGAAGATCACCTCCGTCAAGGTCGCGGCCAAGCCGAAGCGCAAGGGCATCAATCCCTTCACCAAGGAAGAGCAGTGGTTCGCCGCGAAGCCCGCCTCGATCAAGGTCAAGGTGCGCCCGCTGAAGAAGCTGAAGGACGCCGCTGCCTGA
- the sufB gene encoding Fe-S cluster assembly protein SufB: protein MATQIAPQEEVLANREIHEQLGRRYDAGFITDIESDSFAIGLDENTVRALSAKKEEPEWMMEWRLAAYRHWLTMPVPHWAKLSIAPIDFQAISYYSAPKGPKYASLDDVPKELLDTYDKLGVPLHERARLAGVAVDAVFDSVSVGTTFRKELAEKGVIFCSMSEAIKDHPDLVKQYLGTVVPTGDNYFAALNSAVFSDGSFVFIPKGVRCPMELSTYFRINAGHTGQFERTLIICEERGQVSYLEGCTAPMRDENQLHAAVVELVALDDADIKYSTVQNWYPGDENGVGGIYNFVTKRAECRGARSKVTWTQVETGSAITWKYPSCVLLGDDSVGEFHSVALTHHRQQADTGTKMIHVGKRTKSTIVSKGISAGHGQNTYRGLVKIAAGADGARNHTQCDSLLIGKTCGAHTFPYIEVKNPGATVEHEATTSKISDDQMFYCRSRGISEEDAVSLIVDGFCKQVFKELPMEFAVEAKKLLEVSLEGSVG from the coding sequence ATGGCCACCCAGATCGCACCACAGGAAGAGGTTCTCGCCAACCGCGAGATCCACGAACAGCTCGGCCGTCGTTACGACGCCGGCTTCATCACCGACATCGAGTCCGACTCGTTCGCCATCGGGCTGGACGAAAACACCGTGCGCGCGCTTTCGGCGAAGAAGGAAGAGCCGGAGTGGATGATGGAATGGCGCCTGGCGGCCTATCGCCACTGGCTGACCATGCCGGTCCCGCACTGGGCCAAGCTGTCCATCGCGCCGATCGACTTCCAGGCGATCAGCTACTACTCGGCCCCCAAGGGACCGAAGTACGCCTCGCTCGACGACGTGCCCAAGGAACTGCTCGACACCTACGACAAGCTCGGCGTGCCCTTGCACGAGCGCGCACGCCTTGCCGGCGTCGCGGTGGATGCGGTCTTCGACTCGGTCTCGGTGGGCACCACGTTCCGCAAGGAGCTGGCCGAGAAGGGGGTGATCTTCTGCTCGATGTCGGAAGCCATCAAGGACCATCCGGACCTGGTGAAGCAGTACCTCGGCACCGTGGTGCCGACCGGCGACAACTATTTCGCGGCGCTGAACTCCGCGGTGTTCTCCGACGGCTCGTTCGTGTTCATCCCCAAGGGCGTGCGCTGCCCGATGGAGCTCAGCACCTATTTCCGCATCAACGCCGGGCACACCGGCCAGTTCGAGCGGACGCTCATCATCTGCGAGGAACGCGGCCAGGTGTCGTACCTGGAAGGCTGCACCGCACCCATGCGCGACGAGAACCAGCTGCACGCCGCGGTGGTCGAGCTGGTGGCGCTGGACGACGCCGACATCAAGTACTCCACGGTGCAGAACTGGTACCCCGGTGACGAGAACGGCGTCGGCGGCATCTACAACTTCGTGACCAAGCGCGCCGAGTGCCGCGGTGCGCGCAGCAAGGTCACCTGGACCCAGGTCGAGACCGGCTCGGCGATCACCTGGAAGTACCCGAGCTGCGTGCTGCTGGGCGACGACTCGGTCGGCGAGTTCCACTCGGTGGCGCTCACCCACCACCGCCAGCAGGCCGACACCGGCACCAAGATGATCCACGTCGGCAAGCGCACCAAGAGCACCATCGTCAGCAAGGGCATCAGCGCCGGCCACGGCCAGAACACCTACCGCGGCCTGGTGAAGATCGCCGCCGGCGCCGACGGCGCACGCAACCACACCCAGTGCGACAGCCTGCTCATCGGCAAGACCTGCGGCGCGCACACCTTCCCCTACATCGAGGTGAAGAACCCGGGCGCGACCGTCGAGCACGAAGCCACCACCTCCAAGATCAGCGACGACCAGATGTTCTATTGCCGCAGCCGCGGAATCAGCGAGGAGGACGCGGTGAGCCTGATCGTCGACGGCTTCTGCAAGCAGGTGTTCAAGGAACTGCCGATGGAGTTCGCGGTGGAAGCCAAGAAGCTCCTGGAAGTCAGCCTTGAAGGCTCCGTCGGCTGA
- the fusA gene encoding elongation factor G encodes MSWSTPQIRNVALAGHPGAGKTTLFEALLHAGGAIQAAGTIERGNTVSDTDPLERQRAHSIDAAIAGLKHAVQGAAPVHVNLLDTPGYPDFRGATLSALSAVETVAVVVDGDAGIGHGTHRIMAHAGERGLCRAIVVNRIDHEGADCARLLDELRDAFGPEVLPVNLPAEGGRRVVDCFGGDGGASDIGPVADWHRRILDQVVEVDESVMDHYLDRGETGLTGAELHAAFEQSLREGHLVPVCFVSARTGVGIPELLDVIATLLPHPGEANPPPFQRGVGETSTPVTSSPDPDAHVIADVFKIINDPFVGKLGIFRVHQGTVRRDAQLFVNDGRKPFKVAHLFRIFGKDHLEIEQAVPGDIAAVAKIDALHFDAVLHDSHDEDTLHLAPMAYPKPMFGLAVEAASKGQEQKLATALHKLSEEDPCFQVEHDAETGETVVRGLSELHLRVHLERLRERHGVEVTSRPPRIAYRETIAAVAEGHHRHKKQTGGAGQFGEVFLRVEPLPRGTGFEFVDAVKGGTIPGQFLPAVEKGVRQALGTGAIAGYPIQDVRVIVHDGKHHPVDSKEVAFVTAGRKAFLDAVSKAAPQVLEPIVDLVVVAPEDCMGDVSGGLASRRARILGTDSARGGDIVVKAQLPQSELEGYAPELKSATAGRGRYSLDFSHYEPVPAQLQHTLATAWKPRQEED; translated from the coding sequence ATGTCCTGGAGCACCCCGCAGATCCGCAACGTGGCCCTGGCGGGCCACCCTGGCGCCGGCAAGACCACGCTCTTCGAAGCCCTGCTGCATGCCGGCGGCGCGATCCAGGCGGCAGGCACGATCGAACGCGGCAACACCGTGTCCGACACCGATCCGCTCGAGCGCCAGCGCGCGCACTCGATCGACGCCGCGATCGCCGGCCTCAAGCACGCCGTACAAGGCGCGGCGCCCGTGCACGTCAACCTGCTCGACACCCCCGGCTATCCCGATTTCCGCGGCGCGACGCTGTCGGCGCTGTCGGCCGTGGAGACGGTGGCGGTGGTGGTGGATGGCGATGCCGGCATCGGCCACGGCACGCACCGGATCATGGCGCACGCCGGCGAACGCGGCCTGTGCCGGGCCATCGTGGTCAACCGCATCGACCATGAAGGTGCGGATTGCGCGCGGCTGCTGGACGAGCTGCGCGACGCGTTCGGTCCGGAAGTGCTTCCGGTGAACCTGCCCGCCGAAGGTGGCCGCCGCGTGGTCGACTGCTTCGGCGGCGACGGCGGCGCCAGCGACATCGGCCCCGTGGCCGACTGGCACCGTCGCATCCTCGACCAGGTGGTCGAGGTCGACGAGTCGGTGATGGACCATTACCTGGATCGCGGCGAAACCGGGCTGACCGGCGCCGAACTGCACGCCGCATTCGAGCAGAGCCTGCGCGAGGGCCACCTGGTGCCGGTGTGCTTCGTGTCCGCGCGCACCGGCGTGGGCATCCCCGAATTGCTCGATGTCATCGCCACGTTGTTGCCCCACCCCGGCGAAGCCAATCCGCCGCCGTTCCAGCGTGGCGTCGGCGAGACGTCGACGCCGGTCACCTCGTCGCCGGATCCCGACGCGCACGTGATCGCCGATGTCTTCAAGATCATCAACGACCCCTTCGTCGGCAAGCTCGGCATTTTCCGCGTCCACCAGGGCACGGTGCGCCGCGATGCGCAGTTGTTCGTCAACGACGGCCGCAAGCCGTTCAAGGTCGCGCACCTGTTCCGCATCTTCGGCAAGGACCACCTGGAGATCGAGCAGGCGGTGCCGGGCGACATCGCCGCGGTGGCCAAGATCGATGCGCTGCATTTCGATGCCGTGCTGCATGACAGCCACGACGAGGACACGCTGCACCTGGCGCCGATGGCGTATCCGAAGCCGATGTTCGGGCTTGCGGTCGAGGCGGCGAGCAAGGGCCAGGAGCAGAAGCTCGCCACCGCCCTGCACAAGCTGTCGGAGGAGGATCCGTGCTTCCAGGTCGAGCACGATGCCGAGACCGGCGAGACCGTGGTGCGCGGCCTGTCGGAACTGCACCTGCGCGTCCACCTCGAGCGCCTGCGCGAGCGCCACGGCGTGGAGGTCACGAGCCGGCCGCCGCGCATCGCCTATCGCGAGACGATCGCCGCGGTGGCTGAAGGCCACCACCGCCACAAGAAGCAGACCGGTGGCGCGGGCCAGTTCGGCGAGGTGTTCCTGCGCGTCGAGCCGCTCCCGCGCGGCACCGGCTTCGAGTTCGTGGACGCGGTGAAGGGCGGCACCATCCCCGGCCAGTTCCTGCCCGCGGTCGAGAAGGGAGTGCGCCAGGCACTGGGTACCGGCGCCATCGCGGGCTACCCGATCCAGGACGTGCGCGTGATCGTGCATGACGGCAAGCATCATCCGGTGGACAGCAAGGAGGTCGCCTTCGTCACCGCCGGCAGGAAGGCTTTCCTCGATGCCGTGTCGAAGGCCGCGCCGCAGGTCCTCGAGCCCATCGTCGACCTGGTGGTGGTGGCGCCGGAGGACTGCATGGGTGACGTGAGCGGAGGCCTCGCAAGCCGGCGTGCTCGCATCCTGGGCACCGACAGCGCACGCGGCGGCGACATCGTGGTCAAGGCGCAACTGCCGCAGTCCGAGCTCGAGGGCTATGCACCGGAGCTCAAGTCGGCGACCGCCGGGCGCGGCCGGTATTCGCTTGATTTCAGCCATTACGAGCCGGTTCCCGCACAGCTGCAGCACACCCTGGCGACGGCATGGAAGCCCCGCCAGGAGGAGGACTGA